TGGTTGATGGGGCTCACCGCGGCGTTTGCCATTCCCATCGGCGTCGGCGCGGCGATATACCTCGAAGAGTATGCAGTGCAGAGCCGTCTGACCGGCTTCATCGAGATAAACTTGTCCAATCTCGCGGGCGTGCCGTCTATCGTATATGGCTTGCTCGGACTGACACTGTTTGTGCAGTGGATGTTCAGCGGCGAGCGCGTGCTGCTGGCAGGCGCGATGACGATGGCGCTGCTTGTGATGCCAATTGTCATATTAGCGTCGCGAGAGGCGATCCGTGCCGTGCCGGATACATACCGGCAGGCGGGTTACGCGCTCGGCGCGGAGAAGTGGCAGGTCGTAAAAGGCATAGTACTTCCGCAGGCGCTGCCGGGCATTCTCACCGGCACAATCCTGGCGATGTCTCGCGCGCTTGGTGAGGCGGCGCCGGTGATCGCGATTAGCGCGCTGGTGTACCTGACATTCGTGCCGGCGCACCCCCTGGAGCAGTTCACCGTGCTGCCAATACAGATATTCAACTGGACATCGCGACCACAGGACGAGTTCCGTGGCATAGCGGCGGCGGGCATCGTGGTGCTGCTGGTCGTGCTGCTGACGATGAACGCGGTGGCGATTATATTGCGGGATAGGTATCAGGTGCGGTCGGATACATAAGAACGCATACGACTGGCAGGCAAACAAGACGATTTCACAAATGCAGTTTATACTTGTCATTTCGGCAATTCATCCTTGTCATTTCGAACGAAGCGAGAAATCTAAAGTCGGAAACATGTTTGCCTGCAACGATTTCAGATTCCTCACTGTGTTCGGAATGACAAGAACGGCGCGGAATGACAACTATTAGGGATTTGTGAAATCGTCTCGGCAGACGGGAACTGACATCAATATGCAGGTCATACGGGATAGGACGGGCTTTCGCGACAGCCCACTATCAGGTGAGGTCGGATGGTTAATAACAGCGCAGCCGAGCCGAACGGCAACATAGTTCTTGGCGCGGAGGATGTCA
The sequence above is drawn from the Chloroflexota bacterium genome and encodes:
- the pstA gene encoding phosphate ABC transporter permease PstA — its product is MFKPRLPFRKKMGSVIYVMFLLATMIGIVGLVVLLAQVLAEGAPWLNWNFLNSYPSRHPEEAGLKSALWGSVWLMGLTAAFAIPIGVGAAIYLEEYAVQSRLTGFIEINLSNLAGVPSIVYGLLGLTLFVQWMFSGERVLLAGAMTMALLVMPIVILASREAIRAVPDTYRQAGYALGAEKWQVVKGIVLPQALPGILTGTILAMSRALGEAAPVIAISALVYLTFVPAHPLEQFTVLPIQIFNWTSRPQDEFRGIAAAGIVVLLVVLLTMNAVAIILRDRYQVRSDT